One part of the Augochlora pura isolate Apur16 chromosome 3, APUR_v2.2.1, whole genome shotgun sequence genome encodes these proteins:
- the LOC144478883 gene encoding coiled-coil domain-containing protein 12 produces MTEENIGTLEEEALKRKERLQALKRKTEDSKENKNDVTSKLPKPKFRSYKPQDDSLKEKVLEDAKPGNVEVEVQDQLSAANTKVVIEELDISNLAPRKPDWDLKRDVAKKLEKLERRTQKAIAELIRDRLKQGQHDLAAVVNMATKEQSYSPT; encoded by the exons ATGACTGAAGAAAACATTGGCACGTTGGAAGAGGAAGCTTTAAAACGAAAAGAACGTTTACAAGCCTTAAAGCGAAAAACCGAGGacagtaaagaaaataaaaatgacgttACCAGTAAATTACCGAA ACCAAAATTTAGAAGTTACAAACCACAAGATGACAGtcttaaggaaaaagttttgGAGGATGCAAAACCCGGAAACGTAGAAGTGGAAGTACAAGATCAGTTAAGCGCGGCAAATACTAAAGTTGTTATAGAAGAACTT GACATTAGTAATTTAGCTCCTAGAAAACCAGACTGGGATTTGAAACGAGATGTTGCtaaaaaattagagaaattagaGAGGAGAACGCAAAAAGCTATAGCAGAGCTTATAAGAGATCGCCTAAAACAAGGGCAGCACGATTTAGCTGCTGTAGTAAATATGGCAACTAAAGAACAGTCGTATTCACCTACTTGA
- the LOC144478830 gene encoding F-box only protein 9: MSQTGQSGKSDDDGEDQEGSSFSDTNIEDALTSFREQWQRELVLSPKRDTSKASSSKSVEINVDYNVENIEDKAKNLFLIGIEYEKSRKFYEAIQFYKRAVQLVPDIEFRLYESTKMVPNDESLESLDNDSVSVDNNDENHNDEEEEESDLFVKLCKIVNRNKCVCFPKFEQNTTHISALPMEIVLYILRWVVSSELDMRSLEMFSRVCRGFYISARDSEIWRLACIRAWGVNCGTYDPTYQSWREMYLERPRLRYNGCYISKTSYIRHGETSFQDPVYRPWHLVEYFRYLRFFPEGKVLMLTSTDEAQACVNAMKSRSPRNPSVLVGHYRLHDNFVTVVLKKQDSKVAVINRKKKKEPTHERTFHIEFEIKDHYKRTNSLLKWLGYTIVTRYGNEHEARMCLKCAFATRYPPLKFSRVKSYTQESEAPLQ, from the exons ATG AGTCAAACCGGTCAATCTGGTAAATCAGATGACGACGGCGAGGATCAAGAAGGCTCGTCTTTCTCGGACACCAACATCGAGGATGCCTTAACATCTTTCCGGGAGCAATGGCAACGCGAATTGGTTTTATCGCCGAAACGGGATACCTCCAAGGCTTCCTCCTCGAAATCGGTCGAAATCAACGTCGACTACAACGTGGAAAACATCGAGGACAAG gcgaaaaatttgtttttgatAGGCATCGAGTACGAGAAAAGTCGAAAATTTTACGAGGCCATTCAGTTTTACAAACGCGCTGTACAATTAGTTCCTGACATTGAGTTTCGGTTGTATGAGTCGACTAAAATGGTACCGAACGACGAGAGCCTTGAAAGCTTAGACAATGATTCAGTCTCTGTTGATAATAACGATGAGAATCATAATgacgaagaggaagaggaaagtgatttatttgttaagcTATGCAAAATTGTAAACCGCAATAAATGTGTTTGTTTTCCTAAATTTGAGCAAAAT ACAACACATATTTCTGCTCTGCCAATGGAGATAGTGCTTTATATTTTGAGATGGGTCGTGTCCTCCGAGCTAGACATGAGGTCCCTGGAAATGTTTTCCAGAGTGTGTCgtggattttatatatctgCCAGAGACTCTGAGATTTGGAGGCTCGCCTGTATTAG AGCATGGGGTGTCAACTGTGGCACTTACGATCCAACGTACCAGTCGTGGAGGGAGATGTACTTAGAGAGGCCTAGATTGAGGTACAACGGATGCTACATCAGCAAGACTAGTTACATCCGCCACGGCGAGACCAGTTTTCAAGATCCGGTTTACAGACCGTGGCATCTGGTGGAATACTTCAGGTACCTAAG ATTTTTCCCTGAGGGTAAAGTCCTAATGCTAACTTCAACCGACGAAGCACAAGCCTGCGTAAACGCTATGAAAAGTCGCAGCCCGCGGAATCCGTCGGTTTTGGTCGGTCATTATCGATTGCACGATAATTTCGTTACCGTAGTCCTTAAGAAACAGGATTCCAAGGTAGCCGTTATcaacagaaagaaaaagaaagaacctACGCACGAACGAACGTTCCATATT gaatTCGAAATCAAAGACCACTACAAACGAACTAATTCTCTTTTGAAATGGCTGGGTTACACTATAGTCACGAGGTATGGGAACGAGCACGAGGCACGAATGTGCTTGAAATGTGCATTTGCTACCCGATATCCGCCACTTAAGTTTAGCAGGGTCAAGAGCTACACTCAAGAGAGCGAAGCTCCCCTGCAGTAA
- the LOC144478882 gene encoding carbonic anhydrase 1 isoform X2, producing MTLLIFAFTTLFFSNYALGDDFGYDGKHGPQHWGDSYKTCLGKYQSPIDIEEKDVRTATFPLLQFSNVQDPHPAYMTNNGHTVMIRSTDPDSENLPMAHGGPLNDTYVFQQLHFHWGESDDEGSEDLINNHSFSMELHAVFWKKSYKSSSEALKHPDGLAVLAFLYQATDEPNPNFEMIVSQVPEIATVDTNVTINDVNILNKLIAPNGVASQDYYTYRGSLTTPPCLEVVQWIDFIEPQMISHKQLAVFRSIKSNDGSNLTHNYRPVQPLDDRTIYRNINNGSTEATKPAIISPSTTEATSAPTTKQTTPVPTTQSTVKSTSPSTPKSSSPPAVKTTPASKTTVGKPTTVAPQEGPTTNTSGIMRLDNKEDSQKSGQGKIWSRSALVFVLGISFLWPWQ from the exons ATGACCCTTCTGATCTTCGCTTTTACGACGCTTTTCTTTTCCA ACTACGCGCTCGGCGATGACTTTGGCTACGACGGGAAACACG GTCCGCAACATTGGGGCGACAGCTACAAGACTTGTCTAGGGAAATACCAATCCCCCATTGACATTGAGGAGAAGGATGTTAGAACCGCAACTTTCCCTCTTCTACAATTCTCTAATGTCCAGGACCCTCATCCAGCCTACATGACGAACAATGGTCACACAG TGATGATTCGAAGTACCGACCCGGATTCGGAAAACTTACCCATGGCGCACGGAGGACCGCTCAATGACACCTACGTGTTCCAACAACTACACTTCCATTGGGGGGAAAGCGATGACGAAGGCTCGGAAGATCTGATTAACAATCATTCGTTTTCGATGGAGCTTCACGCGGTTTTCTGGAAGAAGTCCTACAAATCATCGAGCGAAGCACTGAAACATCCTGACGGCTTGGCTGTGCTGGCATTTTTATACCAG GCAACGGACGAGCCCAACCCGAATTTCGAGATGATTGTATCACAGGTGCCGGAAATAGCAACGGTCGACACTAACGTGACGATAAACGAcgttaacattttaaacaaattgatcGCGCCGAACGGCGTAGCATCCCAGGATTATTACACGTACAGAGGGTCGTTGACTACACCCCCGTGCCTTGAGGTCGTGCAGTGGATCGACTTCATAGAGCCCCAGATGATATCCCATAAACAG TTGGCCGTATTCCGCAGCATTAAAAGCAACGATGGCTCAAACTTGACCCATAATTATCGGCCAGTGCAACCATTGGACGACAGAACAATTTACCGTAATATCAACAACGGTAGCACCGAGGCTACTAAACCCGCAATCATATCACCATCAACTACGGAGGCAACAAGTGCACCGACGACCAAACAAACCACCCCTGTCCCTACGACTCAATCGACAGTGAAATCAACGAGTCCTTCAACACCCAAATCATCTAGCCCACCAGCTGTGAAGACAACACCTGCATCGAAAACTACTGTTGGAAAACCCACGACGGTCGCACCTCAGGAAGGACCAACTACCAATACATCCGGCATAATGAGATTAGACAACAAAGAGGACAGTCAAAAGTCTGGTCAAGGAAAAATATGGAGCAGATCGG CTCTGGTATTTGTACTCGGAATTAGTTTCCTTTGGCCTTGGCAATGA
- the LOC144478829 gene encoding uncharacterized protein LOC144478829: MTQPPIKLDKNLRRALLKALTDLEAESAEQHKGEKEPVGQVGADFDGVINLKKNLNGDLGVHGPMSMFSFQSFPRDEEIPPEDKLQNSSFVDSVRYVTPKSPVMHIEKATQEESRSFHVQNVIFPEKSVTFGTKIEPKAEQEEKKSPPRPANTFSVSKVESLTLKPATEVVESLAGSATTGIATANALVAQKLAEPTPSPSTAANNNVTVSSDAKDKTEEVKIFQAPLVAAFTVQQDEQGIPKSVVPIFRSPNDGQALTLQEQLEFKQQLLERQLAELQQQQIQQTQFLVRQQQLYEQQLRQKQEQQYYLQEQARIKQLEEQAKIKRLEEQRIKQLEEQRLHRFQLQRPVPQKQFFFEQNNNLLTFQPPVDPNVHLQPSVALEVPSLATPQPFQSNIHDQLRFQQFRQQPQQSQHFQQPQQLQQLQQPQQVQTLQQTRHLQHTQQPQQQQQQQQQQQQQQQQQQQHQQRLQQSFSGFTDFQSSLPATTRFNRQEAFNAVGNFGFNADHKTTASRNNFGFSLPQRSPVNYYNPYVQYRQAKPATPAKQIQHLLYQSGIASDLGSVQGTGNHEDLNIVSKVLALNVGHIPNKGLQFKANQAASFGKASA, translated from the coding sequence ATGACGCAGCCTCCGATCAAACTGGACAAGAATCTCCGCCGAGCCCTGCTAAAGGCTTTGACTGATTTGGAAGCGGAATCAGCGGAGCAGCATAAAGGCGAGAAGGAGCCGGTTGGCCAGGTCGGGGCTGACTTCGATGGCGTAATCAACCTGAAGAAAAACCTGAACGGTGACCTCGGCGTGCATGGACCTATGTCGATGTTCTCGTTCCAGAGCTTTCCGCGCGACGAGGAGATCCCGCCGGAGGACAAGCTGCAGAACTCGAGCTTCGTGGATTCGGTTCGTTACGTGACGCCGAAGTCACCTGTGATGCACATCGAGAAGGCGACGCAGGAGGAATCCAGGAGCTTTCACGTGCAGAACGTAATCTTCCCCGAGAAAAGTGTCACGTTCGGTACGAAAATAGAGCCGAAGGCGGAGcaggaagagaagaagagtCCTCCGAGGCCGGCCAATACTTTCTCCGTGAGCAAAGTGGAAAGTCTGACGTTGAAGCCGGCCACAGAAGTCGTGGAAAGCCTTGCCGGAAGTGCCACGACCGGTATCGCGACGGCGAACGCGTTGGTTGCGCAAAAATTGGCCGAGCCCACGCCCTCGCCCTCGACCGCGGCCAACAACAACGTCACCGTGTCCAGCGACGCGAAGGACAAGACGGAGGAAGTGAAGATCTTCCAGGCGCCGCTCGTCGCAGCGTTCACCGTGCAACAAGACGAACAGGGTATTCCAAAAAGCGTGGTGCCGATCTTCAGGTCTCCGAACGACGGCCAAGCTCTGACGCTGCAGGAACAATTGGAGTTCAAGCAGCAACTTCTGGAGAGGCAACTGGCGGAGCTGCAGCAACAACAGATCCAACAGACGCAGTTCTTGGTGAGACAACAACAGCTGTACGAGCAGCAGCTCAGACAGAAGCAGGAGCAACAGTATTATCTTCAGGAGCAGGCTAGAATCAAGCAGTTGGAGGAGCAGGCCAAGATCAAGCGGCTCGAGGAGCAGAGGATCAAGCAATTGGAAGAGCAGAGGTTGCACAGATTCCAGCTGCAACGTCCAGTTCCGCAGAAGCAGTTCTTCTTTGAGCAGAACAACAACCTGTTGACCTTCCAGCCTCCCGTTGACCCGAACGTTCATCTGCAACCCAGCGTGGCCTTGGAAGTACCCAGCCTCGCGACGCCTCAGCCTTTCCAATCGAACATCCACGATCAGCTGCGCTTCCAGCAGTTCCGCCAGCAACCTCAGCAATCGCAGCATTTCCAACAGCCCCAGCAATTGCAGCAGCTTCAGCAGCCTCAGCAGGTGCAAACGCTGCAGCAGACGCGCCACTTGCAGCATACGCAGCaaccgcagcagcagcagcagcagcagcagcagcagcaacagcagcaacaacaacagcaacaacatcAGCAGAGATTACAGCAAAGCTTCTCCGGCTTCACCGACTTCCAATCTTCGTTACCCGCCACGACGAGATTCAATCGACAGGAAGCGTTCAACGCTGTAGGAAACTTCGGTTTCAACGCGGACCACAAAACCACGGCCAGCAGAAACAATTTCGGGTTCAGCCTGCCCCAGAGGAGTCCTGTCAACTACTACAATCCTTACGTCCAGTACAGGCAAGCGAAACCGGCGACGCCGGCCAAGCAGATACAGCATCTTTTGTATCAATCCGGGATCGCCAGCGATCTGGGCAGCGTGCAAGGAACCGGGAACCACGAGGATCTTAACATCGTGTCCAAAGTGCTGGCCTTGAACGTGGGCCATATTCCGAACAAGGGTCTTCAATTCAAAGCGAATCAAGCAGCCTCGTTCGGGAAAGCATCCGCGTGA
- the LOC144478882 gene encoding carbonic anhydrase 3 isoform X1, giving the protein MTLLIFAFTTLFFSNYALGDDFGYDGKHGPQHWGDSYKTCLGKYQSPIDIEEKDVRTATFPLLQFSNVQDPHPAYMTNNGHTVMIRSTDPDSENLPMAHGGPLNDTYVFQQLHFHWGESDDEGSEDLINNHSFSMELHAVFWKKSYKSSSEALKHPDGLAVLAFLYQATDEPNPNFEMIVSQVPEIATVDTNVTINDVNILNKLIAPNGVASQDYYTYRGSLTTPPCLEVVQWIDFIEPQMISHKQVHKQLAVFRSIKSNDGSNLTHNYRPVQPLDDRTIYRNINNGSTEATKPAIISPSTTEATSAPTTKQTTPVPTTQSTVKSTSPSTPKSSSPPAVKTTPASKTTVGKPTTVAPQEGPTTNTSGIMRLDNKEDSQKSGQGKIWSRSALVFVLGISFLWPWQ; this is encoded by the exons ATGACCCTTCTGATCTTCGCTTTTACGACGCTTTTCTTTTCCA ACTACGCGCTCGGCGATGACTTTGGCTACGACGGGAAACACG GTCCGCAACATTGGGGCGACAGCTACAAGACTTGTCTAGGGAAATACCAATCCCCCATTGACATTGAGGAGAAGGATGTTAGAACCGCAACTTTCCCTCTTCTACAATTCTCTAATGTCCAGGACCCTCATCCAGCCTACATGACGAACAATGGTCACACAG TGATGATTCGAAGTACCGACCCGGATTCGGAAAACTTACCCATGGCGCACGGAGGACCGCTCAATGACACCTACGTGTTCCAACAACTACACTTCCATTGGGGGGAAAGCGATGACGAAGGCTCGGAAGATCTGATTAACAATCATTCGTTTTCGATGGAGCTTCACGCGGTTTTCTGGAAGAAGTCCTACAAATCATCGAGCGAAGCACTGAAACATCCTGACGGCTTGGCTGTGCTGGCATTTTTATACCAG GCAACGGACGAGCCCAACCCGAATTTCGAGATGATTGTATCACAGGTGCCGGAAATAGCAACGGTCGACACTAACGTGACGATAAACGAcgttaacattttaaacaaattgatcGCGCCGAACGGCGTAGCATCCCAGGATTATTACACGTACAGAGGGTCGTTGACTACACCCCCGTGCCTTGAGGTCGTGCAGTGGATCGACTTCATAGAGCCCCAGATGATATCCCATAAACAGGTACACAAGCAG TTGGCCGTATTCCGCAGCATTAAAAGCAACGATGGCTCAAACTTGACCCATAATTATCGGCCAGTGCAACCATTGGACGACAGAACAATTTACCGTAATATCAACAACGGTAGCACCGAGGCTACTAAACCCGCAATCATATCACCATCAACTACGGAGGCAACAAGTGCACCGACGACCAAACAAACCACCCCTGTCCCTACGACTCAATCGACAGTGAAATCAACGAGTCCTTCAACACCCAAATCATCTAGCCCACCAGCTGTGAAGACAACACCTGCATCGAAAACTACTGTTGGAAAACCCACGACGGTCGCACCTCAGGAAGGACCAACTACCAATACATCCGGCATAATGAGATTAGACAACAAAGAGGACAGTCAAAAGTCTGGTCAAGGAAAAATATGGAGCAGATCGG CTCTGGTATTTGTACTCGGAATTAGTTTCCTTTGGCCTTGGCAATGA
- the LOC144478882 gene encoding carbonic anhydrase isoform X3 — protein MTNNGHTVMIRSTDPDSENLPMAHGGPLNDTYVFQQLHFHWGESDDEGSEDLINNHSFSMELHAVFWKKSYKSSSEALKHPDGLAVLAFLYQATDEPNPNFEMIVSQVPEIATVDTNVTINDVNILNKLIAPNGVASQDYYTYRGSLTTPPCLEVVQWIDFIEPQMISHKQVHKQLAVFRSIKSNDGSNLTHNYRPVQPLDDRTIYRNINNGSTEATKPAIISPSTTEATSAPTTKQTTPVPTTQSTVKSTSPSTPKSSSPPAVKTTPASKTTVGKPTTVAPQEGPTTNTSGIMRLDNKEDSQKSGQGKIWSRSALVFVLGISFLWPWQ, from the exons ATGACGAACAATGGTCACACAG TGATGATTCGAAGTACCGACCCGGATTCGGAAAACTTACCCATGGCGCACGGAGGACCGCTCAATGACACCTACGTGTTCCAACAACTACACTTCCATTGGGGGGAAAGCGATGACGAAGGCTCGGAAGATCTGATTAACAATCATTCGTTTTCGATGGAGCTTCACGCGGTTTTCTGGAAGAAGTCCTACAAATCATCGAGCGAAGCACTGAAACATCCTGACGGCTTGGCTGTGCTGGCATTTTTATACCAG GCAACGGACGAGCCCAACCCGAATTTCGAGATGATTGTATCACAGGTGCCGGAAATAGCAACGGTCGACACTAACGTGACGATAAACGAcgttaacattttaaacaaattgatcGCGCCGAACGGCGTAGCATCCCAGGATTATTACACGTACAGAGGGTCGTTGACTACACCCCCGTGCCTTGAGGTCGTGCAGTGGATCGACTTCATAGAGCCCCAGATGATATCCCATAAACAGGTACACAAGCAG TTGGCCGTATTCCGCAGCATTAAAAGCAACGATGGCTCAAACTTGACCCATAATTATCGGCCAGTGCAACCATTGGACGACAGAACAATTTACCGTAATATCAACAACGGTAGCACCGAGGCTACTAAACCCGCAATCATATCACCATCAACTACGGAGGCAACAAGTGCACCGACGACCAAACAAACCACCCCTGTCCCTACGACTCAATCGACAGTGAAATCAACGAGTCCTTCAACACCCAAATCATCTAGCCCACCAGCTGTGAAGACAACACCTGCATCGAAAACTACTGTTGGAAAACCCACGACGGTCGCACCTCAGGAAGGACCAACTACCAATACATCCGGCATAATGAGATTAGACAACAAAGAGGACAGTCAAAAGTCTGGTCAAGGAAAAATATGGAGCAGATCGG CTCTGGTATTTGTACTCGGAATTAGTTTCCTTTGGCCTTGGCAATGA